GCATGCTCGCGCGGAAGGCAGGCCGTATCGTCTTCGTCGCCTCGACCGCCGGGCTGAAAGGCTATGCCTATGTCGCGCCCTATGTGGCCGCCAAGCATGGCGTCGTCGGGCTGATGCGCGCCTTGGCCGCCGAGACCGCCAAGTCGGGCATGACGGTCAACGCCGTCTGTCCCGGTTTTGTCGAAACCGACATGCTGGAAGAATCCGTCCAACGCATCGTCGAAAAGACCGGGCGGTCGGCAGCGGAAGCAAGGCAGAGCCTGTCGGCGACGAACCCGCAGGGACGCTTCATCCAGCCGGACGAGGTCGCAGACACGGTGCTGTGGCTGTGCAGCGATGCGGCGCGATCGATCACCGGACAGGCAATCTCCATTTCCGGAGGCGAGACATGGTAGCGGGACCGACCTCCACCGGGCCGGGCAAGGAGAGGCTGCGGTTGTGGATCCGACTGCTGCGCGCCTCGCGCACCATCGAGGCGGAGCTGCGCGAACGGCTGAAGAAGGAATTCGACACCACGCTGCCGCGCTTCGACGTGATGGCGGCGCTCTATCGCGTGCCGGAAGGGATGCTGATGAGCGACCTGTCGCGCTTCCTTCTGGTCTCGAACGGCAATGTGACGGGCATCGTCGACCGGCTGGTTTCGGAAGGGCTGGTGACGCGCGCGCGCCGCAACGGCGACCGCCGCACCTCGATGGTGCGGCTGACCGAGGAAGGCAGCAAAGCTTTCGCGAGGATCGCGGCCGTGCATGAGGGCTGGGTCGGCGAGCTGCTCGGCGATGTCAGCGAGGAAGAAGCGAAGCGGCTCACCGGAATGCTGAAATCGTTTCGCAGCAATTGGGAGGGACGCGAATGAGCGCCATGGCAAAGCTCAAGCCGAAGCATTTTCTCTGGGAGGTCGAACGCAAAGTCGCGAAAATCCGGCTCGACCGCCCTGAGCGCAAGAACCCGCTGACCTTCGACAGCTATGCCGAGCTGCGCGACACGTTTCGCGACCTGGTCTATGCCGAGGATGTCGATGCGGTCGTGTTCCTGCCCAATGGCGGTAATTTCTGCTCGGGCGGCGATGTCCACGACATCATCGGACCGTTGATTAAGATGGACATGAAGCAGCTGCTGGCCTTCACGCGCATGACGGGCGATTTCGTCAAGGCGATGCTGAATTGCGGCAAACCCATCATCTCCGCCGTCGACGGCGTGGCTGTCGGCGCCGGCGCGATCATCGCCATGGCCTCGGACATCCGCATTGCGACGCCGGAGGCAAAGACCGCCTTCCTGTTCACCCGCGTCGGGCTCGCCGGCTGCGACATGGGCGCCTGCGCGATCCTGCCGCGCATCATCGGCCAGGGCCGCGCCGCCGAGCTGCTCTACACCGGCCGCACCATGAGCGCCACCGAGGGCGAGCGCTGGGGATTCTACAACCGGCTGGTCGACGCGGCAGCGCTCGAAGCCGACGCGCTCGACATGGCGGCGCGCATCGTTTCCGGCCCGACCTTCGCGCATGGCATCACCAAGACGCAGCTCAACCAGGAATGGTCGATTGGCCTCGACCAGGCGATCGAGGCGGAAGCGCAAGCGCAGGCGATCTGCATGCAGACCGGCGATTTCGAGCGGGCCTACAAGGCGTTCGTGGCGAAGGAAAAGCCGGTGTTCGAGGGGAATTAGCGATGGGTGCGTTATTGGCAACGCTGGCGGGACAGCGCCCCCCTCTGTCCTGCCGGACATCTCCCCCACTTGGGGGGAGATCAGCCGTCGCGTCCGCTTTCGCCAGTTTTCAACGTTGCAAGGATGGCGCCGGCGCCCGAGCTGCCAATCTCCCCCCTTGTGGGGGAGATGTCCGGCAGGACAGAGGGGGGCGCCGTGGAGCTCGACGATTGAAGCACAGCGGAGGCACCTATGCCTGACCGTTCCTTCCTCAACTGGCCCTTCTTCGAGGACCGCCACCGGAACCTCGCCGAAACCCTCGACGCCTGGTGCGCGAAGAACCTGCCGGTCGATCACCACGACGTCGATGCCGCATGCCGCGACCTCGTCGCCAAGCTCGGCCGCGATGGCTGGCTGAAGCCGACGGCGCTCGACCTGGCCAACCCCGGACCGCTCGACGTGCGCACGCTCTGCATCACCCGTGAGACGCTCGCCCGCCACGATGGCCTCGCCGACTTCGCCTTCGCCATGCAGGGCCTGGGCACCGGCGCGATCTCGCTGTTCGGCACGCCGGAGCAGCAGCGCTGGCTGGAAAAGACGCGAGCCGGCGAGGCGATCTCGGCCTTCGCGCTGTCGGAGCCGCGCTCGGGATCGGACGTCGCCAACATGGAAATGACCGCCACGCGCGACGGCGACAAATACATCCTTTCAGGCGAAAAGACCTGGATCTCCAACGGCGGCATCGCCGACCTCTTTGTCGTCTTCGCCCGCACCGGCGACGCGCCGGGCGCCAAGGGGATTTCGGCCTTCATCGTGCCTGGCGACGCGAAGGGTCTCGGCATCGCCGAACGGCTCGAGGTCATTGCCCCTCACCCGCTGGCGCGGCTGTCCTTCGACAATGTCCGCATCCCAACTTCCGCCCTGATCGGCAAGGCCGGCGACGGTTTCCGCATCGCCATGTCGGTGCTCGACGTGTTCCGCTCGACTGTTGGCGCGGCAGCGCTTGGCTTCGCGCGACGCGCGCTGGACGAGAGCGTCAAGCGCGCCGCGGAACGCAAAATCTTCGGTGCGCCGATGGCGGAGTTGCAGATGGTGCAGGGCCACATCGCCGACATGGCGCTGGATGTCGACGCCGCCGCGCTGCTCATCTATCGCGCAGCATGGACCAAGGACATGGGCGCCGCGAGGGTGACGCGCGAGGCGGCCATGGCGAAGCTCTTCGCCACCGACAAGGCGCAGGAGGTAATCGACAAGGCGGTGCAACTGCATGGCGGCGACGGCGTGCGCAAGGGCCATATCGTCGAGAGCCTCTATCGCGAGATCCGGGCGCTGCGCATCTATGAGGGCGCCTCGGACGTGCAGAAGGTGGTGATCGCCAGACAGGTCATGGGCGCGGCGTGAAACCTTTGCCAACCGCATCTGAAATAGGGGGAGACATGCACACCATCCTGCAGCCTGAGGGCTGGGCCAAACCGGTCGGCTATGCCAATGGCGTGGCCGCGCGTGGCCGGCTTGTCTTTATCGGCGGCCAGGTCGGCTGGAACGCCGAGTGCAAATTCGAGACCGACGACTTCGTCGGCCAGGTGCGCCAGACGCTCGCCAACGTCGTCGCCGTGCTGGCCGAAGCCGGCGGCGAGCCGCGGCACATCACCTCGATGACCTGGTACTTCACCGACAAGGCCGAATATGTCGGCAACCTCAAAGGCATCGGCGAGGCCTATCGCGCCTTGATTGGCCGGCATTTTCCGGCGATGGCGGCCATGCAGGTGGTGGCGCTGGTCGAGGACCGCGCCAAGGTCGAGATCCAGGCGACCGCGGTCATACCTGACTGACTACTGACGCAGCCCGGCCTGCTTCAGGAGCGGCAGAACGCGATCGCAGAAATAGGGCAGCTCCTGCATGTAGTTGACGAAGGACAGCGCGATGCCCTGATAGCCATGCGCGGCGATGGAAGCCATGTCGGCGGCGATCGTTTCAGGGGTGCCGATCAGCGGGTAGGTTCCGGCGCCGCCGGCGAAGCGCTGGCGGTAGCGGTCATAGGCGTGCTGGTCATGCGACTGCGAGAATTCCTTCTTGCCGGTCATATGCGCGTCGACCGCCTCGTGGTCGGCCATCGTGACGGCATAGCGCGTGTAATAGGCCTGCGCCTCTTCCATCGTCGGGCGGCAGACGACATGCGCGACCGTATAGACGCCGACGTTGCGGCCGACCTTGTCGGCACGTTCGCTGATGTCGGTGACATGCTTGCCGGCATCACTCATCTCGGAGAAGGTCGTGAACAGATAATCGCATCGGGCGGCGGCGAAGTCGCGGCCGGGGCCTCCGAAAGCGGCATTCATGGTCACTGGACGCGGCACCTGCAGGCTGGCCGGCCGGCTCACCGCCTCCTTCAGGCGATAGTAGGCGCCCTCATAATCGAGCGGCTCGCTCGAAGCGTAAAGCCGCTCCAGGATCTCGATCCATTCGGCCGCCTGGTCGTACCCCTTCTCGACCAGCGGCGTGCCGAACATCCCGAATTCCTTCGGGTTCCAGCCGCAGACGATGTTGAGCCCCGCGCGGCCCTGGCTGATATGGTCGACGGTGGCAAGCGCCTTGGCGGCGTAGAGCGGGTGTACCAGCGGCACATGCACCGTCATGAACAGGCCGATCTGCTCGGTCGCCGCGGCAAGGGCTGCCGCCCAGGTGAAGGTCTCGAAGGAGAATTCGCGCACCTTGTTGCGGCCGCCGAAGCCACGCCAGCGCGCGATCGGCAGCATGAACTCCAACCCGGCGCGGTCGGCGATCTGGGCCGCCGTCAGATTGTCCTGCCAGCTTGCCGTCCAGCGCTCCGGCACGTCGGTAATGGCAAGCCCGCCATCCGCATTGGTCGAGAAGACGCCAAGCTTCAGTCTGTTCGGGCCATGCAGGGGATGCGCTTTGATCATCTTGGAAACTCTCGGGCGGAACGCCACACGCTAGGCCGGCGTGAAAATATTTCAAGCATGAAATAGCTTCGCCTCGTCGTCGTTTGTGGATATGGATTGGGCAACATGAAAAGGGGATCGGCATGAGCGAGTTCCGCCAGAAATGCATCAGCAGGACCAACCTCGTCGGGTCCTTTGCCGCCATTCCCCATCCGGTCGCCGTCGAGGTGATGGCATCGTCCGGCCTCGATTTCCTCTGCATCGACTGGGAACATGCGCAGATTTCGCGCGAGACGATCGAAGCCATGGTGCGGGCGGCCGACGTGCATCGCGTGCCGGCCATGGTGCGCGTTCCCGGCCATGCGCCGGAGGCGATCCAGGCGGCGCTGGACAGCGGCGCGCAGGGCGTGCTCGTGCCGCGTGTCTCCACCGCAGAGCAGGCGGCGATGGCCGTCAAGGCCTCGCGCTATCCGCCGCTCGGCGAGCGCGGCGTCGGCCCCGGACGCGCCGCCGGCTATGGCTATCGCATCCCCGAATATCTTGCCGTCGCCAATGGGCGGATCGTCGTCGCGGTCCAGGTCGAGACAGCGGAAGGTCTCGCCAGCATCGAGGCGATCGCGGCCGTCGACGGCATCGACCTGATCTTCGTCGGCGCGGGCGATCTCTCGGTGTCGATCGACGCAGTCGGGCCTGCCGGCACAGACAAGCTCAATGCGGCGATCAAGAGCATCATCGGCGCAGCGCTGGCACAGGGCAGGACCGCCGGCATATTCTGCGCCAGCCCGCAGAATGTCGGCCGATGGGGCGCCCTCGGCGCGAGCTTCTTCATGCTGGCCAGCGACACGATGTTTCTTGGCGCCGGCGCGGCGGCCAATTTTGCCGCGGCGCGCGACGAGCTGGCGTAAAAGGGACGCGACCCGCATCCGTTGGGCAGCAGGGGCGCCAAATTTTTTAAGCTTAAAACTTTTGCCTTGAAAAGCGCGGCACTTTGGATAGCATCCTGATGGCGGCTGCCACGGCAGGTTTTCCTGTCAGTCCGTCGCCGCCCGGGTGGAAGGGGTTTCAGTCCTTGTCGTTTGTGTTGCCCCAGTCGTCGTCCAGTGCGCGCTATGCCTTCGATGGCGTTCGCGCCCAGATTCGCGACCTGCACACGGAAAACATCGCCAACCTCGCGGTCCGCGCGCGGGAGCTCGGCGACGTCATCGCGCTCTGGTACGGCGAAGGCGATGTGGTGACGCCGGCCTTCATCCGCGACGCGGCAAAAGCGGCCTTCGACGAAGGCCTGACCTTCTACGTCCCCAACATGCGCGGGCATGGCCCGCTGAACGAAGCGCTGTCGGAATACCAGACGCGCATCCATGGCCGCCCGATCCCGATCGCACGCACCACGGTAACGCCGGGCGGCATGCAGGCGCTGTAT
This region of Mesorhizobium sp. M2A.F.Ca.ET.046.03.2.1 genomic DNA includes:
- a CDS encoding SDR family NAD(P)-dependent oxidoreductase, which codes for MSAARAIEGKHALVTGGGSGVGKAIALALAEAGVAVTICGRREAALADVSKGSDRIFAIVADVTNEAEMTALHEKAQATRGPFDIVVANAGMAGSAPAHKTSLAGWQRTLDVNLTGAFLTVKPALAGMLARKAGRIVFVASTAGLKGYAYVAPYVAAKHGVVGLMRALAAETAKSGMTVNAVCPGFVETDMLEESVQRIVEKTGRSAAEARQSLSATNPQGRFIQPDEVADTVLWLCSDAARSITGQAISISGGETW
- a CDS encoding MarR family transcriptional regulator → MVAGPTSTGPGKERLRLWIRLLRASRTIEAELRERLKKEFDTTLPRFDVMAALYRVPEGMLMSDLSRFLLVSNGNVTGIVDRLVSEGLVTRARRNGDRRTSMVRLTEEGSKAFARIAAVHEGWVGELLGDVSEEEAKRLTGMLKSFRSNWEGRE
- a CDS encoding enoyl-CoA hydratase family protein, which encodes MSAMAKLKPKHFLWEVERKVAKIRLDRPERKNPLTFDSYAELRDTFRDLVYAEDVDAVVFLPNGGNFCSGGDVHDIIGPLIKMDMKQLLAFTRMTGDFVKAMLNCGKPIISAVDGVAVGAGAIIAMASDIRIATPEAKTAFLFTRVGLAGCDMGACAILPRIIGQGRAAELLYTGRTMSATEGERWGFYNRLVDAAALEADALDMAARIVSGPTFAHGITKTQLNQEWSIGLDQAIEAEAQAQAICMQTGDFERAYKAFVAKEKPVFEGN
- a CDS encoding acyl-CoA dehydrogenase family protein, producing MPDRSFLNWPFFEDRHRNLAETLDAWCAKNLPVDHHDVDAACRDLVAKLGRDGWLKPTALDLANPGPLDVRTLCITRETLARHDGLADFAFAMQGLGTGAISLFGTPEQQRWLEKTRAGEAISAFALSEPRSGSDVANMEMTATRDGDKYILSGEKTWISNGGIADLFVVFARTGDAPGAKGISAFIVPGDAKGLGIAERLEVIAPHPLARLSFDNVRIPTSALIGKAGDGFRIAMSVLDVFRSTVGAAALGFARRALDESVKRAAERKIFGAPMAELQMVQGHIADMALDVDAAALLIYRAAWTKDMGAARVTREAAMAKLFATDKAQEVIDKAVQLHGGDGVRKGHIVESLYREIRALRIYEGASDVQKVVIARQVMGAA
- a CDS encoding RidA family protein is translated as MHTILQPEGWAKPVGYANGVAARGRLVFIGGQVGWNAECKFETDDFVGQVRQTLANVVAVLAEAGGEPRHITSMTWYFTDKAEYVGNLKGIGEAYRALIGRHFPAMAAMQVVALVEDRAKVEIQATAVIPD
- a CDS encoding LLM class flavin-dependent oxidoreductase, producing MIKAHPLHGPNRLKLGVFSTNADGGLAITDVPERWTASWQDNLTAAQIADRAGLEFMLPIARWRGFGGRNKVREFSFETFTWAAALAAATEQIGLFMTVHVPLVHPLYAAKALATVDHISQGRAGLNIVCGWNPKEFGMFGTPLVEKGYDQAAEWIEILERLYASSEPLDYEGAYYRLKEAVSRPASLQVPRPVTMNAAFGGPGRDFAAARCDYLFTTFSEMSDAGKHVTDISERADKVGRNVGVYTVAHVVCRPTMEEAQAYYTRYAVTMADHEAVDAHMTGKKEFSQSHDQHAYDRYRQRFAGGAGTYPLIGTPETIAADMASIAAHGYQGIALSFVNYMQELPYFCDRVLPLLKQAGLRQ
- a CDS encoding HpcH/HpaI aldolase/citrate lyase family protein encodes the protein MSEFRQKCISRTNLVGSFAAIPHPVAVEVMASSGLDFLCIDWEHAQISRETIEAMVRAADVHRVPAMVRVPGHAPEAIQAALDSGAQGVLVPRVSTAEQAAMAVKASRYPPLGERGVGPGRAAGYGYRIPEYLAVANGRIVVAVQVETAEGLASIEAIAAVDGIDLIFVGAGDLSVSIDAVGPAGTDKLNAAIKSIIGAALAQGRTAGIFCASPQNVGRWGALGASFFMLASDTMFLGAGAAANFAAARDELA